From Helicobacter sp. 12S02232-10, one genomic window encodes:
- a CDS encoding iron ABC transporter permease: MKKVIVYFSVVLLASLVLFMGASSVEWSDVIGNIYEHIVNGTPLSSDGVIVYEIRLPRIILAIIVGGVLAGSGAVMQGIFKNPLVDPYLLGISSGAAFGSALSIGFLESFPVGILAFGGAIGASFLVIVIGRFAGGSSVSLVLSGVVLSAFLNALSGSIKFFVDPQKAQAIVIWLLGSLSLASWENVRIALLGFVVGFIPLFLLRWKINVLGLSDSECMSLGISPTKMRFICIACISFACALAVSVSGTIGWVGLVVPHLARVIFGSDMRGLIGGSVALGALILLGADTIARTLTSYDLPVGIITALLGAPFFIFLLNQFANKWNNR; this comes from the coding sequence GTGAAAAAAGTGATCGTTTATTTCTCTGTAGTCTTGCTGGCTAGTTTGGTTTTGTTTATGGGTGCAAGTAGCGTAGAATGGAGCGATGTAATCGGCAATATTTACGAACATATTGTAAATGGAACACCTTTAAGTAGTGATGGGGTTATTGTTTATGAGATCCGTCTTCCAAGAATTATTTTAGCCATTATTGTCGGAGGGGTTTTAGCAGGTTCAGGGGCTGTAATGCAGGGGATTTTTAAGAATCCTTTGGTTGATCCTTATTTGTTGGGTATTTCTTCTGGGGCTGCTTTTGGAAGTGCGCTTTCAATCGGTTTTCTTGAGAGTTTTCCTGTAGGGATTTTGGCTTTTGGTGGGGCAATAGGCGCTTCTTTTTTAGTGATTGTTATTGGTAGATTTGCTGGGGGATCGAGTGTTTCTTTAGTGCTTTCAGGTGTTGTACTTTCGGCATTTTTGAATGCACTGAGTGGGTCGATAAAGTTTTTTGTCGATCCTCAAAAGGCTCAAGCCATAGTTATTTGGCTTTTAGGCAGTCTTTCGCTTGCAAGTTGGGAAAATGTAAGGATTGCTTTATTGGGATTTGTTGTGGGCTTTATCCCGTTATTTTTGTTGCGTTGGAAGATTAATGTATTGGGCTTGAGTGATAGCGAATGTATGTCTTTGGGAATTTCTCCAACAAAAATGAGATTTATATGCATTGCTTGTATTAGTTTTGCGTGTGCATTGGCTGTGAGTGTGAGCGGAACGATTGGCTGGGTAGGGCTTGTTGTCCCCCATTTGGCACGAGTGATTTTTGGTTCGGATATGCGTGGGTTGATTGGTGGGTCTGTGGCATTGGGGGCTTTGATATTGCTTGGGGCTGATACCATAGCTAGGACACTAACCTCTTATGATCTTCCAGTGGGGATCATTACAGCACTTTTGGGAGCTCCGTTTTTTATCTTTTTGTTGAATCAGTTTGCAAATAAATGGAATAACAGATGA
- a CDS encoding ABC transporter ATP-binding protein gives MNVLEIKNLSFDYGKNKILQNIFLASKQGSITAVLAPNGTGKTTLFHNILGILKPYEGSVFVKEKNILKLSPPLRATYVSYVPQEWVSPFNYSVPDIIMMGLTPKINLFGSPKVDDEKRAMALMEEIGVAHLKNRGINELSGGQRQMVLLGRALFQDCPLLLLDEPTSHLDIKNQALLFRQLKIQVKKKSLSVLINIHDPNLVSAYADEVYMFKDGKNFCNGRVNDVMNEENLSALYGIDVEVNLIKERPFIRAF, from the coding sequence ATGAATGTTTTGGAAATCAAGAACTTAAGCTTTGATTATGGCAAAAATAAGATTTTGCAAAATATTTTTTTGGCTTCAAAACAAGGGAGTATCACTGCGGTTTTAGCGCCGAATGGAACAGGTAAAACGACGCTGTTTCATAATATTTTAGGGATACTTAAGCCTTATGAGGGCAGTGTTTTTGTTAAAGAGAAAAATATTCTTAAACTATCCCCACCACTAAGAGCCACTTATGTTTCTTATGTCCCTCAAGAGTGGGTAAGTCCTTTTAATTACAGCGTGCCTGATATCATAATGATGGGTTTGACTCCTAAAATCAATTTGTTTGGTTCTCCTAAGGTTGATGATGAAAAAAGAGCGATGGCATTGATGGAGGAAATCGGTGTAGCCCATTTAAAAAATCGTGGCATTAATGAGCTTAGTGGGGGACAGCGTCAAATGGTATTGCTTGGTCGAGCTTTGTTCCAAGATTGCCCACTTCTTTTGCTCGATGAGCCCACTTCGCATTTAGATATCAAAAATCAGGCCTTACTTTTTAGGCAGCTAAAAATTCAGGTCAAAAAAAAATCTCTTTCAGTTCTTATCAATATCCACGATCCCAATCTTGTAAGTGCTTATGCCGATGAGGTTTATATGTTTAAAGACGGAAAGAATTTTTGCAACGGGCGTGTGAATGATGTGATGAATGAAGAAAATTTAAGTGCTCTTTATGGGATAGATGTTGAGGTGAATCTTATCAAAGAACGCCCTTTTATCCGTGCTTTTTAA
- the flgG gene encoding flagellar basal-body rod protein FlgG — MMRSLYTATTGMLGQQLQIDTTSNNIANVNTTGYKKQRAEFNDLFYQVLQYAGTATSETTLSPTGIEVGLGVRPGAVNKTFSQGSPKETENNLDIAITGKGFFQIQLPDGTTAYTRSGNFKLDDQGNIVTSEGYLVLPQITIPQDATQINIGTDGTVSVVQGNQGLSNVLGQIEIANFINPAGLHGLGDNLYINTNASGDPIVGVAGNEGLGQLRQGFLELSNVRLVEEMTDLITGQRAYEANSKSIQTADSMLQTVNNLKR; from the coding sequence ATGATGCGTTCGTTATACACAGCTACAACAGGAATGTTGGGGCAACAGCTTCAAATTGATACCACTTCCAACAATATTGCCAATGTTAATACGACAGGATACAAGAAACAAAGAGCGGAGTTTAACGATTTGTTTTATCAAGTGCTTCAATACGCTGGAACGGCTACTAGTGAGACAACTCTTTCTCCTACGGGCATAGAAGTAGGGTTGGGGGTGCGTCCTGGAGCTGTTAATAAGACGTTTTCGCAAGGCAGTCCCAAAGAAACGGAAAATAATTTAGATATTGCCATCACCGGAAAAGGTTTTTTTCAAATCCAACTTCCTGATGGAACCACTGCTTATACCCGAAGCGGGAATTTTAAACTTGATGATCAAGGAAATATCGTTACAAGTGAGGGCTATCTAGTTTTGCCTCAAATTACAATCCCGCAGGACGCCACACAGATTAATATAGGAACTGATGGCACTGTGAGTGTCGTGCAAGGAAACCAAGGGTTGAGTAATGTGCTTGGTCAGATTGAGATTGCTAATTTTATCAATCCTGCAGGATTGCACGGATTGGGGGATAATCTTTATATCAATACCAATGCTTCAGGCGATCCTATCGTAGGCGTGGCAGGTAATGAGGGATTAGGACAGCTTCGACAGGGATTTTTAGAGTTGAGCAATGTGAGATTGGTTGAAGAAATGACGGATTTAATCACGGGACAGCGCGCTTATGAAGCGAATTCCAAATCCATTCAGACAGCTGATTCAATGCTTCAAACCGTGAATAATCTCAAGCGATAA